A portion of the Misgurnus anguillicaudatus chromosome 16, ASM2758022v2, whole genome shotgun sequence genome contains these proteins:
- the lbx2 gene encoding transcription factor LBX2, with protein sequence MTSSSKDMKAGSVLQSSGEERRRGPLDQLPPPANSNKPLTPFSIEDILNKPSVKKSVGALCPPRVLEKVTGSGASRNGISAPSSPLCALEELASKTFKGLEVNVIQAAEGREHLNSFGQRQASKKRRKSRTAFTNHQIYELEKRFLYQKYLSPADRDQIAQQLGLTNAQVITWFQNRRAKLKRDLEEMKADVESLKKIPPQALQKLVSMEDMDDPHGGSGPISPSLSPRPFPQSPSSSRGQTTDEFSEEDEEIEVDD encoded by the exons ATGACCTCCAGTTCTAAAGACATGAAGGCAGGCTCCGTTTTACAGTCCAGCGGCGAGGAGAGGCGGCGGGGTCCCTTGGACCAGCTCCCACCTCCGGCAAACTCCAACAAGCCTCTCACCCCGTTCAGCATTGaggatattttaaataaacccTCTGTGAAAAAATCGGTCGGTGCACTGTGTCCACCGCGAGTTCTGGAGAAAGTGACCGGCTCTGGTGCGTCTCGGAACGGGATCAGCGCGCCCTCCTCTCCGTTATGCGCCCTGGAAGAGCTAGCGAGCAAAACATTCAAAGGTCTAGAAGTTAACGTTATACAAGCGGCAGAAG GTCGCGAACATCTTAACTCCTTTGGCCAAAGACAGGCGTCCAAAAAACGACGGAAGTCTCGTACAGCATTTACAAACCATCAGATCTACGAGCTGGAGAAACGCTTTTTGTATCAGAAATACCTGTCACCGGCCGACAGAGACCAGATCGCACAGCAGCTGGGTCTGACCAACGCGCAGGTCATCACCTGGTTCCAGAACCGACGGGCCAAGCTTAAAAGAGACCTAGAGGAGATGAAAGCGGACGTGGAGTCGCTTAAGAAAATCCCACCGCAAGCACTGCAGAAACTGGTGTCCATGGAGGATATGGACGACCCTCATGGTGGCTCTGGGCCCATTTCGCCCAGTCTTTCCCCACGACCCTTTCCACAGTCACCGTCCTCATCCAGAGGCCAAACCACAGACGAGTTTTCAGAGGAGGACGAGGAAATCGAGGTGGACGATTAA